The following proteins come from a genomic window of Lachnoclostridium phytofermentans ISDg:
- a CDS encoding Ig-like domain-containing protein: MRFKSRRKIACFLLCMVMVFNLFPITDTEGEVIITPMVESAKAADVTMPTGILYFKDGQQNYTNNALIEVKSGTLNLTIGHSSSSLPTAAEITWDLKSFDSTVIDVRPKVGVDGSKDNADIVAIGPGYSQLGAIVKYDGYTYRIDCTVHVPLKLADGQSKDGMFGLLTTFLNTSSEYGLQLKYDNTNKTYNKYLLKVKYTSYDPNYANNFDVNVPEGGSVTTSIPPSLRFESSNVNVVTVDQNGVVTAIGAGYSMITIETMTKYNNVTDVIKLPVVVAPTGKISGTTDAMSGAFTYNATSPNFMLETNAVKASNLVWEFHKGDSITGEKFQIGKTDLMEVSISEIGNTVSFKNVKAGTYFITARPTDIYLETNGTIQRMEFTLKVPLFFNHDEITMNVGDTYDIYGNSNMQASNWYGYSSSDDNIATVDAKGVVTAKNAGDVLITMTARPDNPFKDDPNYQTRVLKVKVLDGLGLNYTSATIYTGSTLQLALTSSSKEPSKWVSSNPAVASVDQDGLVKGLTAGDTVITVTQVINGITKKLQCKIKVIQTVNKITLNPSTAKIGIGDYLTVNATVDPKLNDVKLHWVSSDEKVFKIVDPGNISATIQGVGGGVAVLSAINKDNIVVGSCLVRVYQPIEKIILSDTSVKVPLSNGSFKLFATIEPVAAKDEPIVWRSSDESVLTVDQNGKVTLKKTGNAAIIVTSANNANVQATCNVTVTKAVTGVSIDYKTKDMFVGETFRLTYTVKPADSYNAAVTWISTNTSVATVDGTGLVTARAVGSTTIILKTVDGGYLATCIINVSRTATAVKLDVTKLVLNVGDYYYFQTTLTPADTTEKNLTWESSDKSIATVSNTGKIVAKGAGQCIIMVKTKSGSTGYCAVTVVQPTTGIKISSKKETIRVRGVLELEATVLPEGKVSQDVIWSSSDTSVAKVDKKGKVTGVAGGLALIMVQSVDGGFREYCTVTVEEYVTQIKLNKTSYRLGLGKTFQLVATIEGERATNKEIRWTTSNKSIVTVDKNGKIKGLKLGTATITAHATDGSGAEASCTVRVSRLVTSIDLDTNYITLVQGKSYNLKATVKPSNATFKTPLYSSSDKAIAIVNKNGVITGLEPGNCIVTAKADDSSGISAICYVRVIAPVPSTGITVQESEVIMSPGETKTVRISMVPNNSTDSYTWSSDNPVVASVNESTGRILAKEVGTANITVMTESGRKATITVYVVGLSKTNLELETYSSERLRIDIDSKSNLKVRWDVDNQNVATVDSSGLVTGRKIGTTTVYATINGRRIACKVNVVKIGNTGQK, encoded by the coding sequence ATGAGATTCAAAAGCAGAAGGAAAATTGCCTGTTTTTTATTATGCATGGTAATGGTATTTAATTTATTTCCAATTACAGATACCGAAGGGGAAGTTATTATTACACCAATGGTGGAAAGTGCGAAAGCAGCAGATGTTACTATGCCAACCGGCATACTATATTTTAAAGATGGTCAACAAAATTATACCAACAATGCTTTAATTGAGGTAAAGAGTGGGACACTGAATTTAACGATTGGACACTCTTCATCATCTTTACCGACAGCTGCGGAAATAACTTGGGATTTAAAATCATTCGATAGCACTGTTATCGACGTAAGACCTAAGGTTGGTGTTGATGGTTCTAAAGATAATGCAGATATTGTCGCAATAGGACCTGGATACTCTCAACTTGGTGCGATTGTTAAATATGATGGTTATACTTATAGAATAGACTGTACAGTACATGTACCGCTTAAGTTGGCGGATGGTCAATCAAAAGACGGTATGTTTGGTCTTTTAACAACATTTTTAAATACTAGTAGTGAATATGGCCTACAGTTAAAATATGATAATACTAACAAGACTTATAATAAGTATTTATTAAAGGTAAAATATACTAGTTATGATCCTAATTATGCAAATAACTTTGATGTTAATGTTCCAGAAGGTGGTTCTGTCACAACCTCAATACCACCGTCACTACGTTTTGAAAGCAGTAATGTCAATGTTGTAACAGTCGATCAAAATGGTGTCGTTACCGCAATTGGTGCCGGTTATTCTATGATTACCATTGAGACCATGACAAAATACAATAATGTAACCGATGTTATTAAATTACCGGTTGTTGTAGCACCGACTGGTAAGATTTCTGGTACTACGGATGCAATGAGTGGTGCATTTACGTATAATGCAACCAGTCCAAACTTTATGTTAGAAACCAATGCAGTAAAAGCTAGTAATTTAGTTTGGGAATTTCATAAAGGAGATTCGATAACTGGAGAAAAGTTTCAAATTGGAAAAACTGATTTGATGGAAGTTAGTATCAGTGAGATTGGAAACACGGTTTCTTTTAAGAATGTAAAAGCTGGTACCTATTTTATCACAGCAAGACCAACAGACATCTACTTAGAGACAAACGGTACAATTCAAAGAATGGAGTTTACTTTGAAGGTTCCTTTGTTCTTTAACCATGATGAAATCACTATGAATGTTGGAGATACTTATGATATTTATGGTAACTCTAATATGCAGGCATCAAATTGGTACGGTTATAGCTCAAGTGACGACAATATTGCAACGGTTGATGCGAAAGGTGTAGTTACAGCTAAGAATGCTGGTGATGTTTTAATTACAATGACTGCTAGACCAGATAATCCATTTAAAGATGATCCTAACTATCAAACAAGAGTGTTAAAAGTTAAGGTACTTGATGGTCTTGGATTAAATTATACATCAGCAACTATCTATACTGGTTCCACACTTCAGCTTGCACTAACTTCTTCAAGTAAAGAACCTTCGAAATGGGTATCCAGTAATCCAGCAGTTGCTTCCGTAGATCAGGATGGTTTGGTAAAAGGTCTAACTGCAGGTGATACTGTTATCACTGTAACTCAAGTTATTAATGGTATTACTAAGAAGTTGCAATGTAAAATTAAAGTTATACAAACTGTAAATAAAATTACTCTAAATCCAAGTACAGCAAAGATTGGAATTGGCGATTACCTTACCGTTAATGCGACGGTTGATCCAAAGCTTAATGATGTAAAATTACATTGGGTAAGTTCGGATGAGAAAGTATTTAAAATCGTTGATCCAGGAAATATATCTGCAACCATTCAAGGTGTTGGTGGTGGAGTGGCAGTGCTAAGTGCCATCAATAAAGATAATATTGTAGTAGGCTCTTGTTTGGTACGAGTATATCAACCAATCGAAAAAATTATTCTCTCTGATACTTCTGTTAAAGTACCATTATCCAATGGAAGTTTCAAATTATTTGCAACAATTGAGCCAGTAGCCGCAAAAGATGAGCCTATTGTTTGGCGTTCTTCTGATGAAAGTGTACTTACAGTAGATCAAAATGGTAAAGTAACCTTAAAGAAAACCGGAAATGCTGCAATTATTGTTACATCTGCAAACAATGCGAATGTACAAGCAACCTGTAATGTAACAGTTACGAAAGCAGTTACTGGTGTTTCTATTGATTATAAAACAAAAGACATGTTTGTTGGAGAAACGTTCCGACTAACTTATACTGTAAAACCAGCAGATTCTTATAATGCAGCTGTTACTTGGATATCAACTAATACATCAGTAGCGACAGTTGATGGTACAGGTCTAGTAACAGCAAGAGCAGTAGGTAGTACAACTATTATCCTTAAGACAGTGGACGGAGGATATTTAGCTACTTGTATCATTAACGTTAGTAGAACCGCTACTGCTGTAAAATTAGATGTTACGAAGCTAGTCTTAAATGTTGGTGATTATTATTATTTCCAGACAACTCTTACTCCTGCAGATACTACAGAAAAGAATTTAACTTGGGAATCTAGTGATAAGAGTATTGCAACAGTCTCCAATACTGGTAAGATTGTAGCAAAAGGTGCTGGACAATGTATCATCATGGTAAAAACCAAAAGTGGTTCTACTGGTTATTGTGCTGTAACAGTCGTACAACCAACAACTGGTATAAAGATAAGTAGTAAAAAAGAAACAATACGTGTACGTGGTGTACTAGAACTAGAAGCAACGGTATTGCCAGAAGGTAAAGTAAGCCAAGATGTTATATGGTCAAGTTCAGATACTTCAGTTGCTAAAGTAGATAAGAAGGGTAAAGTAACTGGTGTAGCTGGTGGTTTAGCTCTCATTATGGTGCAGAGTGTAGACGGAGGCTTTAGGGAGTATTGTACAGTTACGGTAGAAGAATACGTTACGCAAATTAAGTTAAATAAGACATCTTATAGACTTGGACTTGGAAAAACATTTCAATTGGTAGCGACAATTGAAGGGGAAAGAGCAACAAACAAGGAAATTCGCTGGACAACTAGTAATAAGTCAATTGTAACGGTTGATAAAAATGGTAAGATAAAGGGATTGAAACTTGGAACAGCAACGATTACTGCTCATGCAACAGATGGCTCTGGGGCAGAAGCTTCCTGTACTGTCAGAGTAAGTCGTTTGGTAACAAGTATTGATCTTGATACTAACTACATTACTTTAGTACAAGGTAAGTCATATAATTTAAAAGCTACTGTAAAACCAAGTAATGCAACCTTTAAAACTCCACTCTATAGTTCTAGTGATAAAGCAATAGCAATTGTAAATAAAAATGGTGTTATTACGGGATTAGAACCAGGAAATTGTATTGTAACTGCGAAAGCAGACGATAGTAGTGGTATATCAGCAATTTGTTATGTACGAGTTATAGCACCAGTGCCAAGTACAGGAATTACAGTTCAGGAATCGGAAGTTATCATGTCTCCAGGTGAGACAAAGACAGTCCGTATCTCCATGGTACCTAACAACTCAACGGATTCGTATACTTGGAGTTCTGATAACCCAGTGGTTGCAAGTGTAAATGAATCTACAGGTAGAATACTTGCAAAGGAAGTTGGTACAGCTAATATAACAGTAATGACGGAATCAGGACGAAAAGCAACGATTACAGTTTATGTCGTTGGTCTTAGTAAGACAAATCTTGAACTAGAAACCTATAGTTCAGAAAGACTTCGAATTGATATTGATTCCAAAAGTAATCTGAAAGTACGTTGGGATGTCGATAACCAAAATGTTGCTACTGTTGATAGCAGCGGTTTGGTAACAGGAAGAAAGATCGGAACAACCACTGTTTACGCAACAATAAACGGTAGAAGAATTGCATGTAAGGTCAATGTCGTGAAGATTGGAAACACTGGACAAAAGTAA
- a CDS encoding chloramphenicol phosphotransferase CPT family protein — protein MKKGKIIYLNGVSSAGKTTLSKTLQERLTEPYYWMSMDTFMYMTPKKFINNDSDENEGIWLQSIINMYYTIKMYSDMGYNTIVDDVFVDDYLPSKMLEILHDYPALFVQVTCPLEELQRREKERGDRDIGLAESQLPDLYPIDKTYDITVDTHANTTEECAEKIIALLDNPDNFQAFKKLRKQSIARTLINF, from the coding sequence ATGAAGAAAGGAAAAATTATTTACCTAAATGGTGTATCCAGTGCAGGAAAAACAACTTTATCAAAAACCTTGCAAGAACGCTTAACAGAACCCTATTACTGGATGTCTATGGATACTTTTATGTACATGACACCTAAAAAATTCATCAACAACGATAGTGATGAAAATGAAGGAATTTGGCTACAATCCATCATTAATATGTATTACACCATCAAAATGTACTCTGACATGGGCTATAATACGATTGTTGATGATGTTTTTGTTGACGATTATTTGCCATCAAAAATGCTGGAAATACTTCATGATTATCCAGCTCTTTTTGTTCAAGTGACATGTCCACTAGAAGAACTACAGCGACGAGAAAAAGAACGTGGCGACCGTGATATTGGACTAGCAGAAAGTCAACTACCCGATTTATACCCTATAGACAAGACGTATGATATTACTGTTGATACTCACGCGAATACTACCGAAGAATGCGCAGAAAAAATTATCGCTCTACTAGATAATCCAGATAATTTCCAAGCGTTCAAAAAACTTAGGAAACAAAGTATAGCTCGCACTCTTATAAACTTTTAG
- a CDS encoding outer membrane protein assembly factor BamD, which translates to MKKIYVMLLGICMIIVLCSCSKQSTNQVEESTDFATPKKDKDQIIYEEALDYAYDGNFASAVSKLNEFVEPYEDSEELIELFGKDISSTFIGTWHCSRANSCNDMDITLTIYPIYRHGEMQLYFERDMKSEAGKTSTGSSNITGTIGIPSSSLATVPNLNSAKWTVDGSILTELFSGDNNKQNTYTKR; encoded by the coding sequence ATGAAAAAAATATATGTAATGTTGTTGGGGATTTGTATGATAATTGTTTTATGTAGTTGTTCAAAGCAATCTACTAATCAAGTAGAAGAATCTACAGATTTTGCAACGCCAAAGAAAGATAAAGATCAAATAATATATGAAGAAGCACTTGATTATGCTTATGATGGTAATTTTGCGAGTGCTGTAAGTAAACTAAACGAATTTGTTGAACCATATGAAGATAGCGAGGAATTGATAGAATTATTTGGTAAAGATATTAGTAGTACGTTTATTGGTACATGGCATTGTAGCAGAGCCAATTCTTGTAATGATATGGATATAACATTGACGATATATCCTATTTATCGCCATGGTGAAATGCAACTGTATTTTGAAAGAGATATGAAAAGTGAAGCAGGGAAAACATCAACTGGGAGTAGCAACATAACTGGAACAATAGGTATTCCTTCTTCAAGTTTGGCAACTGTTCCAAACTTGAATAGCGCAAAATGGACTGTAGATGGAAGTATACTGACAGAATTATTTTCAGGCGATAATAATAAACAGAATACTTACACTAAAAGATAA
- a CDS encoding zinc-ribbon domain-containing protein codes for MALINCPECNKEISDKVKACPHCGFPMDESIQKVEVVKSKQIYFILGFILILAISFLIGIKIRNDKLKEEQRKIEESYLTDYKTAYDSLLLYAAKCEKITGVVYNVWNENIKNSNTRNDFNTNISYLYSGDDYKDDWNRYVHGVMIYGYGYDLKRFGLTISDIEEFRELVSSVAENDSIIHNQIKALQNPPEKFKELYNEVLLLYSAYQGLSEQAQNPSGNLTSFTSDISDKKELFLSIYNKIQLLLPD; via the coding sequence ATGGCATTAATAAATTGTCCAGAGTGTAATAAGGAAATATCAGATAAAGTTAAAGCGTGTCCACATTGTGGTTTCCCAATGGATGAAAGCATTCAAAAAGTTGAAGTAGTAAAAAGTAAACAAATTTACTTTATTTTAGGCTTTATACTTATATTGGCTATTTCATTTTTAATAGGAATTAAAATTAGAAATGACAAGCTTAAAGAAGAACAACGTAAAATAGAAGAGAGTTATCTTACAGACTATAAAACAGCCTATGATTCCTTACTTTTGTATGCTGCTAAGTGTGAAAAAATAACAGGAGTTGTCTATAATGTTTGGAATGAAAACATTAAAAATAGCAATACCAGAAATGATTTCAATACAAATATTTCTTATCTTTACAGTGGTGATGACTATAAAGATGATTGGAACCGCTATGTACATGGGGTGATGATATATGGTTATGGTTATGATTTAAAAAGATTTGGATTGACAATTAGTGATATTGAAGAATTTAGAGAATTGGTATCTAGTGTTGCTGAAAATGATAGCATTATACATAATCAAATTAAAGCTTTGCAAAATCCACCAGAAAAATTCAAAGAATTATACAATGAAGTCTTATTACTGTATAGCGCCTATCAAGGATTGAGTGAACAAGCTCAAAACCCTAGCGGAAACTTAACATCGTTTACTTCTGATATAAGTGATAAAAAAGAGCTTTTTTTATCGATATATAATAAAATTCAACTTCTATTACCAGATTAA
- a CDS encoding YebC/PmpR family DNA-binding transcriptional regulator — MSGHSKFANIKHKKEKNDATKGKIFTRLGREIAVAVKEGGPDPNNNNKLKDIVAKAKANNMPNDTIDRSIKKAAGEGNAVNYEFVTYEGYGPSGTAIIVEALTDNKNRTAANVRNAFTKGNGSVGTQGCVSYMFDQKGQIIIDKEECDMASDDLMMLALDAGASDFNEEDDSFEVLTEPDDFSVVRETLEKAGVPMMQAEVTMIPQTWVELSDETDLKNINRTLDLLDEDDDVQQVYHNWDE, encoded by the coding sequence ATGTCAGGACATTCAAAATTCGCAAACATTAAGCACAAAAAAGAGAAAAATGATGCTACGAAAGGAAAAATCTTCACAAGACTTGGCCGTGAGATTGCAGTTGCCGTTAAGGAAGGTGGTCCAGACCCTAATAATAATAATAAGTTAAAGGATATTGTTGCAAAAGCGAAAGCAAACAATATGCCAAATGACACCATCGACCGTAGCATTAAAAAGGCTGCTGGAGAAGGTAATGCCGTTAACTATGAATTTGTAACTTATGAAGGTTATGGTCCAAGTGGTACCGCAATTATTGTAGAAGCGTTAACTGATAATAAGAATCGTACTGCAGCAAATGTACGTAATGCATTTACAAAAGGTAATGGTAGCGTAGGAACACAAGGTTGCGTTTCTTATATGTTTGATCAAAAAGGCCAGATTATCATCGATAAAGAAGAATGCGATATGGCATCCGATGATCTTATGATGCTTGCACTTGATGCTGGAGCATCAGATTTTAATGAAGAAGATGATAGCTTTGAAGTATTAACTGAGCCAGATGATTTCAGCGTAGTACGTGAAACGTTAGAAAAAGCCGGAGTACCAATGATGCAAGCAGAAGTAACTATGATTCCTCAAACTTGGGTAGAACTTTCTGATGAAACGGACTTAAAGAACATAAATCGTACCTTGGATCTTCTAGATGAGGATGATGATGTACAGCAGGTTTATCATAACTGGGATGAGTAA
- the argR gene encoding arginine repressor, translating to MKIGRQSKIVELISKHNIETQEELADLLVKAGYRVTQATISRDIRELKLTKVATDNGKQKYIVLTNQESGMSEKYIRILRDGFVSMDMAQNIIIVKTVSGMAMAVAAALDALHIEGIVGCIAGDDTIMCAIRTVPDTISVMEKLSKLINGNK from the coding sequence TTGAAGATAGGAAGACAGAGTAAAATTGTTGAGTTAATAAGCAAACATAATATTGAAACTCAAGAAGAGCTTGCAGATCTGCTTGTAAAAGCCGGCTATCGTGTAACCCAGGCAACGATATCTAGAGATATCAGGGAATTAAAGCTTACTAAGGTAGCAACTGATAACGGCAAGCAGAAGTACATTGTTCTTACAAACCAGGAATCTGGTATGTCAGAGAAATATATTCGAATTCTAAGAGATGGATTTGTGTCTATGGATATGGCACAAAATATTATCATAGTAAAGACGGTTTCTGGTATGGCGATGGCGGTAGCAGCAGCACTAGATGCACTTCATATTGAAGGTATCGTCGGTTGTATCGCAGGAGATGATACAATTATGTGTGCAATTCGTACAGTTCCAGATACCATCTCTGTAATGGAAAAGTTGTCAAAATTAATTAACGGTAACAAATAA
- a CDS encoding NAD(+)/NADH kinase, with amino-acid sequence MKKFCIIANRDKDENLTITQTMLEFLEANGKTVYVTEESCLEGSYTDVSGIPKDVECAIVLGGDGTILQAAHDLLQLDIPILGVNLGTLGFLAEIETLTMKQAFSKLFLNQYNIESRMMIDATVFKEGQSLSSHKVSAINDVVITRSGFSRIIGVSIFINGEVVQNYRGDGVIISTPTGSTGYNLSAGGPIVTPKAEMIMITPICPHSLNARSIIVTSDDTVEIQIRESKKTQEEEAIVTVDGSFSMELQANDRILIKKAKERVKLVRLEGHSFFHLLRTKFGDK; translated from the coding sequence ATGAAAAAGTTTTGCATTATTGCAAATAGAGATAAAGATGAAAATTTAACGATTACTCAAACGATGTTAGAGTTTTTAGAAGCCAATGGAAAAACTGTTTATGTGACGGAAGAGTCTTGCTTAGAAGGAAGCTATACGGATGTTTCCGGAATTCCCAAAGATGTAGAGTGTGCTATCGTCTTAGGCGGCGATGGAACGATTCTACAGGCAGCTCATGATTTGTTACAATTAGATATCCCAATTTTAGGGGTAAACCTAGGCACATTAGGATTTTTAGCAGAGATTGAGACTCTTACAATGAAGCAGGCATTTTCAAAACTGTTTCTAAATCAATATAATATAGAAAGCCGTATGATGATAGATGCTACCGTTTTTAAAGAGGGGCAGAGCTTAAGTAGTCATAAGGTGAGTGCAATCAATGATGTTGTGATTACAAGGAGTGGCTTCTCAAGAATTATTGGTGTTTCTATTTTTATTAATGGTGAGGTTGTTCAGAATTACCGAGGAGATGGGGTAATTATCTCAACGCCGACTGGCTCCACTGGATATAATTTATCTGCTGGTGGTCCGATTGTAACACCGAAAGCAGAGATGATTATGATAACTCCAATTTGTCCACATTCTCTAAATGCAAGAAGTATTATTGTAACAAGTGATGATACAGTAGAGATTCAGATAAGAGAGAGTAAAAAAACACAGGAAGAGGAAGCGATTGTCACGGTAGATGGAAGCTTTTCGATGGAACTACAGGCGAATGATCGTATTCTTATTAAAAAAGCGAAGGAAAGAGTGAAGTTAGTTCGTTTGGAAGGCCATAGCTTCTTTCATTTACTACGTACAAAATTTGGAGATAAGTAG
- a CDS encoding TlyA family RNA methyltransferase: MKERLDVLLVARNLAESREKAKAIIMSGNVYVDGQKEDKAGSMFKPEVSIEVKGTAMKYVSRGGYKLEKAIEEHQLSLEGKVCMDVGSSTGGFTDCMLQNGATKVFAVDVGTNQLAWKLRQDERVISMEKTNIRHVTPEDIKEQVDFVSIDVAFISLTKVLEPVHALMKDGAEIVCLIKPQFEAGREKVGKKGVVREPKVHEEVIEMVMNYANTLGFVLIHLDYSPIRGPEGNIEYLLHMRKSQSEDISTLLQSVPEIVSRAHQSL, encoded by the coding sequence ATGAAAGAACGTCTGGATGTTCTGCTGGTAGCTAGAAATCTGGCAGAATCAAGAGAAAAAGCGAAAGCAATCATAATGTCTGGGAATGTTTATGTTGACGGTCAAAAGGAAGATAAAGCTGGGAGCATGTTTAAACCAGAAGTTTCGATTGAAGTGAAAGGTACTGCGATGAAGTATGTAAGTCGCGGTGGTTATAAATTAGAAAAAGCAATAGAAGAACATCAACTTTCCTTAGAGGGAAAGGTATGTATGGATGTAGGTTCTTCTACTGGTGGGTTTACGGACTGTATGCTACAAAACGGTGCTACAAAGGTATTTGCCGTAGATGTTGGAACCAATCAACTTGCCTGGAAATTAAGGCAGGATGAGCGAGTGATTTCCATGGAGAAAACCAACATCCGCCACGTAACACCGGAAGACATCAAGGAACAAGTGGATTTTGTCTCCATTGATGTTGCCTTTATCTCCTTAACGAAAGTATTAGAACCTGTTCATGCGCTAATGAAAGATGGGGCAGAAATTGTTTGTTTAATTAAGCCACAGTTTGAGGCTGGAAGAGAAAAGGTTGGGAAAAAGGGAGTTGTTCGTGAGCCAAAGGTTCATGAAGAAGTTATTGAGATGGTCATGAATTATGCGAATACCCTAGGATTTGTATTGATACACCTAGACTATTCCCCTATTCGTGGTCCAGAAGGAAATATCGAATATTTACTTCATATGAGAAAGTCGCAGTCAGAGGATATTAGCACACTCTTACAAAGTGTTCCTGAGATTGTATCAAGAGCTCATCAGTCATTATAA
- the dxs gene encoding 1-deoxy-D-xylulose-5-phosphate synthase, whose translation MPKILDEINQPNDIKKISAKKYTQLAAEIRRFLIANVSKTGGHLASNLGVVELTMALHLFLDFPEDKLVWDVGHQAYVHKLLTGRKNDFKTLRQYEGMSGFPKRKESDCDAFDTGHSSTSLSVAVGLVKARELSEEQRKVVAVIGDGALSGGMAFEALNNAGRLKENMIIVLNDNNMSISENVGGMSNYLGKARTNYRYMDFKGGLETALKKIPKVGDAIVTTLKQSKDSLKHLFIPGMLFEDMGMTYIGPIDGHNINQMLTALKSASRVNGAVLIHTVTKKGKGYEPAEKEPSKYHGVEPFDIKTGKKLKINSEVSYTEVFGKKLIELAKVRNDVVAITAAMPDGTGLTAFGDVFPNRFFDVGIAEEHAVTFAAGLAAAGFKPVVAVYSTFLQRAYDQILHDVCVGKLPVVFALDRAGIVGNDGETHQGMFDLSYLSHMPGLTVIAPKNSWEFERMLEYCIDFDGPIAIRYPKNTAYLGLEDHKKEIIYGKGELIASEEEIALIAIGSMVETAVLVREHLHKLGLKATLVNARFISPLDEEMLHQLTKSHTLFVTMEENVKRGGFGEEVSVFLCEHDYQGIKHLNISIPNMFVEHGDRTLLKEKLGLDAESIVDKICRQRGMQK comes from the coding sequence GTGCCAAAGATACTGGATGAAATAAATCAACCAAATGACATTAAAAAAATAAGTGCAAAAAAGTATACCCAGCTGGCAGCAGAAATCAGAAGGTTTTTAATCGCAAATGTGAGTAAAACGGGAGGACATCTTGCATCAAATTTAGGTGTTGTTGAACTTACAATGGCGCTTCACTTGTTTTTGGATTTTCCAGAGGATAAGCTTGTATGGGATGTTGGCCATCAAGCATATGTTCATAAATTATTAACAGGAAGAAAGAATGACTTTAAGACATTACGTCAATATGAAGGAATGAGTGGATTTCCAAAACGTAAGGAGAGCGATTGTGATGCATTTGACACTGGACATAGCTCTACGTCTCTTTCTGTTGCAGTAGGTTTAGTTAAGGCAAGGGAGCTTTCTGAGGAACAGCGCAAAGTGGTTGCTGTAATTGGTGATGGGGCCCTTTCTGGTGGTATGGCATTTGAGGCACTGAATAATGCTGGCCGATTAAAAGAAAACATGATTATCGTATTAAATGATAATAATATGTCCATATCAGAAAATGTTGGTGGGATGTCAAACTATTTAGGTAAGGCGAGGACAAATTACCGATACATGGATTTTAAAGGTGGCTTAGAGACAGCCTTAAAGAAAATTCCGAAGGTTGGCGATGCAATTGTTACAACATTAAAACAATCGAAAGATTCCCTAAAGCATCTGTTTATTCCAGGAATGTTATTTGAAGATATGGGAATGACGTACATTGGGCCAATTGATGGTCATAATATCAATCAAATGTTAACAGCACTGAAGTCTGCATCCAGAGTGAATGGTGCTGTATTAATCCATACGGTAACAAAAAAAGGAAAGGGATACGAACCTGCGGAAAAAGAGCCAAGCAAATATCATGGTGTAGAACCATTTGATATTAAAACAGGGAAAAAACTTAAAATAAATTCCGAAGTTTCTTATACTGAAGTCTTTGGTAAGAAGTTAATAGAGCTTGCTAAAGTCCGTAATGATGTGGTAGCAATAACAGCTGCGATGCCAGACGGTACTGGTTTAACCGCATTTGGAGATGTATTCCCAAATCGATTTTTTGATGTTGGAATTGCAGAAGAACATGCCGTAACTTTTGCGGCAGGATTAGCAGCAGCAGGGTTTAAACCAGTAGTTGCTGTATACTCTACATTTTTACAGCGAGCTTATGATCAGATACTTCATGATGTATGCGTTGGTAAGTTACCAGTTGTTTTTGCACTAGATCGCGCAGGAATTGTAGGAAATGATGGAGAAACTCACCAAGGTATGTTTGATTTATCGTATCTATCCCATATGCCAGGGCTTACGGTAATTGCACCTAAGAATTCATGGGAATTTGAACGGATGTTAGAATATTGTATTGATTTTGATGGTCCGATTGCAATCAGATATCCAAAAAATACAGCGTATCTAGGGTTAGAAGATCATAAAAAAGAAATAATCTATGGAAAGGGTGAGTTAATCGCTTCCGAAGAAGAAATCGCTCTTATTGCCATTGGTAGTATGGTGGAAACCGCTGTTTTAGTAAGGGAGCATTTGCATAAACTTGGGCTTAAGGCAACTTTAGTTAATGCAAGATTTATCTCTCCATTGGATGAAGAGATGCTTCATCAACTAACGAAATCGCATACTTTATTTGTGACGATGGAGGAGAATGTTAAGCGCGGCGGATTTGGAGAAGAAGTATCGGTGTTCTTATGTGAGCATGATTATCAAGGAATAAAGCACCTTAATATTTCCATACCGAATATGTTTGTAGAGCATGGAGATCGTACGCTTTTAAAAGAAAAATTAGGGCTTGATGCAGAATCCATTGTAGATAAAATTTGTAGACAAAGAGGGATGCAGAAATGA